The DNA window GATTAACATAGTCTCACAAGAAGCCTGTGAGTTAGGTGGATATGGTCATCCCCACCACTGTGGGGACAATGAGGGCATGAGGataaggggcttggagcagttGTGCTGGAATTTGACACAGCACTTGGTCATTTAAGTCCCATTAGGCCTCCAGCTTCATATCATGCTGTTCTAGTGCAGGGGTTTGACTGAGTGTGGGGCTGGACTGATTGACAAGCCTGTGACTGGCTTGCACAGACTACAAAGGCCATTCATCTAAGGCAGCAGTTTATTGGTGAAGTAGATGGTGCCTTGGTGGTTCTTGCTGCTGGAATAATCTGAGTGTTGAAGgcatataaaaaaatagatatCGACCACTGAGTGTGGCAGGCTGTAACTGGAGAAAGCCCTTAGACCCCAGGTGGGGAAGCTATGTGGGATGCTACTGTACATGTATTGATCAGAAAGGACATAATAATTTATATGTAAGTCCACTCTTGCACTTTcctaaagataaaaaaaaccctaaaaacataataaaaagaaCCTAGAAAGTCATCACTGGTTGTGTCAGCTTCAAGCTCTGGGCTCTTGGCTTCATAGCACCtacaaaaagagcaaaacagtGCATCAGCAGTCTGTTTGCGCTGCAAAAGAAGTTAAGCAGTTTGTTCTTTCaaactccatcccagctttaaaatgactgaaaatgatGTGAATGACTTGTGTGGAATGAGTCTGAGGGTACAGGTGGGGCTGTGCTTCAGCATCTCCTGTGGGGGAGGAGTGGGTCAGCTTGGACTAGAGGGTGAGACCTTGATTTCTCAAAGGCTAGCTTAGTTACCTCTTCATTTAAAGGCAGATTCCTCTGCCTTTGGTGGCTGTCCCTAGGGGATGGCATCTATATACATGAGGTATACTTGATGCCTTGAGTTCAGACAGCTTGGATAGACCTGGAATAGGTACCCAGACTTTTCACCGCTCACTAGAACCAGTTTGGACCTTTAGGGGTTTGATGGTAGCTGGGTTTTATTATCCTTCTGAAGGAAtaagagaacaaagaaatacCTCAAGGGCATGTTCTTATCTAGCAAGAGAAATAATCCCCAGCTAACTCTCTAAAAAGCAAGGCTTAGAAGGGAAACCTTTTCTGATGGTGGGTAACTTATGCTGTTGTTCATGTTGATGTTCTTCATGGAGATCAGGGTGATGCTGTTATCCTTCTGGCTTGTGCCTGCTGAGCAGCTGTcaagaagagaaggcagcattAACCACTCTGGAAAATGAGGGGGGAAGCTTCTTTGTGCCCAGCTGGAGGCAAGCAGGCCTAGTGCATGGGACCAGGGCTGACTTGCCCTTCCCTTTGAGCTGCTGTCCTGATTCAGGCCTGTCCTTAGTGCCAGATTTCCCATCCCCATCTGAACACAGGTTTGGAGATCTCTGGGGTAACAAGCAGTGCTTTGAGGCAAATCTGGATGTGGTGCTGGTTTGCCCTGCAGGAAGCACCGTTGTCACCTGTGTCACTGCTTGTAAGCAGAATCAGTTCAGCCATTTGGATCTGGTAGTCAGTGACTCAGCTATTACCAGAACtggaacaaaaggaaacatcACTGTGTCCTTGTGTCCTACACCCTTGAGTTTATTTGTCATTCAAGGGGAGCCCTGGGTATTTTTatatctgctgctgctcatggaTTGCAGTATCTCTCTTTACGAGTCACAAGTGTCAGGAAGGTgaaattctccttttttccctacCCTGAGGGCTGGGATATGCATTTAGTGCAGTGGAGACTGGATGACTTTGGGGATTAGGGTGCCCTTGGGAGCATAGTTCTCTGATATGTGCTGCCTCAGTGGCCTCAGATCGCTTAGATCGCAGTCATTAAGGGTATTTGGAAACTGTTGATACAAATTTGGCACCTAAATACTTCAGGACTTTGCTCCTTGTGTTCCTTGCCTCTTGCCAGAGCAGAGTTTATTACTTTGGTAGGAAACAGTCAGTTGGAAAAGTAGGAACAACATGTTTTAATCCcttccagctcttccttcctgctccttTCTCGCATGTAGCCTCTTCTTTGGTAGCAGGGATGGACCATGTGGTTCAGATGGACTGTCCTCCACTTGATACTTCTCTTTCAAAGGTCTCTGGATTGGGGCCCCGTTATCCTGCACTTGCTAGATAACAGTAATAGGTGTCTTGGAAGATATTTCTGGGGATCTGATTTCATCTCATAGTGGCTGCTTTAAGATCCAGAAACCCAGCTTTGGACTTTAAGTCTGTATCTAGGCGAAGGAAGACAAGCAAACTGCTTTTGGAAGGTGCTGAGTCTTCACAGATAACAGTGCAGCTTTGAAATGAGGCCCCTAAATCTTGAACTATCAAAGTGCTATCAAACTAGGTGCTATCAAAgctgattttggggtttttaccTCTTTCAAAGATGTCTTGAAATGCTTCTTTCCACATGAAATAACCAAAGCGGACACTTTTCTGTGCTAAAAGTAGGTCTAGAATAAAATAGGCACTTTCAATAGAATATGACTAGTGTGAGCAGCCTTACCTCTCTGATACCATGGATGTTCCTGGTTTCTGTTTGTCTGGAGGGAGAAAAGCAGTTGGTGATGGACAGGTGAGAAACAGCTAAGCAATAAAGTAAGTAAGTTATACTGAATCACGTACAGGGTTATAAATGAAATCCAAATGAGATTAAAGACACCATGGGGGATACTTGGGAGTTGGTTAGAGAGAATTCTTCAACTAATGTGACACATGGGCAGGATTGAAAGCTTTGGTGCCTGTACAGTCAAATCTAGGATCCTTTGGTCTTTGGCAGTTATTAGCCTTGCTGTGGAGCAGCCTTGCCCTCTAGTGGGCACTGCTGATTGGGAAATGGAATTCCTAGGGAAAAGGAGAGTATGAAACTCCGTGATTTTTGGCTGGAAGAGCTGCTCACCTTTGCAAATCTGCACATTTAACTGCAGCAAACTTCAGGCTGTTTGCTCGTGCAGATGGGTCTGGGCTGGGACTCTAAAGAGGTGGTCACACCACATTCCTAACTGCTGAATCTGTGTTCCGCTTTGGCTTCAAAACCTCAGCTGTGTgtaagctttttaaaagcatcttttaGGAATTGCCAAATCCACATGAAAAATGATGACTTTTTGATTAGGGAAAGACAGATCACCCCAGGTAAATACCTTCTGAGTCCTTTGAGCGGTTACACTTAAACCTCAGGCTGACCACGCTGACCAGAATGATCACAACCACTATCAGGATAACGATGAAGCTGATGACACCTGGGGATGCAGAAAGGACTGTTGGTCATTGATATCACAACGTGCCTGTCCTTGGCTTCTGAGTAGCAGAGAGACTTTGACTGTCTTCAAAACTTGGGTAGGGAATCAGTGTTGTTATTAAAATGAGCAATGGTAGTAGTTAATAGAGAAGTAAATAGTCACTACAGCAAATAGCTTTATCCTCTTGTGTTATAGCCTCAAAGGGCTTCTGATTACTGAATTGGTAAGGCAGTGCCAGAAGGGCAGAAGTCAGCTGATTACACTGGGGATTGACTGGAGTCAGTATATCCCTACTACAGTTGGTAAATCTTATCCTAAAGGTGTATAAAGTCAGATAAATATGTAATGTAATAGGGAGAGACAAGCTAAAGACTGTGAACGATGTTATTTGTCTAATAAACCACTGTTTAAGTCCAGATCTGATGCTGATGTCAGGCCTCAATAAATCAAACTTATCTTTGCACGTGAATCTTGTGCTGTTAAGATTGCTTTAGGACTTCTTGTGGCTTCCCTTAGAAGATACAAGCAAATGATACTTCTGAAGTCAACACTAGACCgttaaaatgcttctgaaataaCACGTTTTTCCTTTAGTATGATATAAATGAGTAAATTGgcttttttgctcatctttaTGGAGAAGGGGAACAGTATAGGCCAAGACAGAATGGGTCTCTTAAATCTACTCTGTGTCCTATCTTCAAATCTATTGCCAGGTTAAGGTATGGCATCTCTTGTTCCATCCTTCAACAGTCTGAAGCATGTGGAAGATTGGACTGCTTCCTGCCAAGCAGGGTGCAGATACAcaagggaaggcaggaaggcagggtGGGAATGAAGGGTAAAAATAATATGGCTAAGCTTCCAGGCAGGCACTGTATTTATTCTAGGCCTTGTCAGGGGAACCAAGGCATATAGGATGATTTGTGCCCAGGTCTTGCCCTAACAGGGAGCTGAGGCAAACACTGGTGCTGAGAGCAAGATCTCAAACTCGGGTGTAGCTGTGATGGACTTCCAAGTTGTCTGTCCCttgtatactgggcatgactGTTATTTATTAGGTGCTTTATTGCCTGCTGGTGACAAGTGTTTCTTGATGGTTGTACCCTGAAGACTCCAGGATCAGGCATAACTGTGGAGTTATCTTGAGGGAAGCATCTTTGAAGATGGGTGTCCAAACCAGCGTGGCCTGGTGAAAGAgacccctctcctctcctcaggTTGCACAAGACCTTACCGAAAGCTGCCACTGTCAGTGGGGATTTGTCATCTGTTGGAGTGGGCACAGGCAGGTAGCCAGAGGACATTGGTGTTGGGGTGACTGGATTTGAGGTGCCtgcaagagagggaaaaaggaagctttATGTGAAAGGCTTTCTTCATGGTTGGGAAGAGGATTCCTAGCAGTGCTAGAGGACCTAACTCATGCTTGAGGAGAATAATGATGGATCCTGACCAGCCGCATCCATGTTAACAGTAAAGTGACCAAGACCTGGGTGGGAGTTAAGCTGCCTTGGTGTGGCCCCTTTTGTGAACAAACTGAGAACCTCCACAGGGTTTTCTGCAGGGTCCCCAGTAAGGAATCATGAAATAGCACTGGTTGGAAGAgatcttcaaaggtcatctagttccagcccccttcAGGAACCTGAGCatgaaaccattctatgattctatgtgttttTGTGGAGAGTTTATCCCATCTCCTTCCTGTTACAACCTTTTGCCATAGGGCACCTTTCCTGATGTAAATCACAACCACTGCTCCCAGGCTCAACAGGTTGCCCTAAAGTGCTGCTTCTGTGGAGCTTTGCAGGTTTTCAAGTGCTAAATGCGATGAAGAGCATCTCTCAGGTACTTGCTGGCTGTTCACCATGCTGCCCTGAAGACAGTATGATGGGCTTGCTCTTGGCTATGTAAAGGGCTATAAAGTATCTAGTGGTAATTACCTCTCTGTGAGAGAGTGGAGGAAGCACCTTGAGTTACTGATGCTGTGGTACTCTTGCTTCTCGTGGGCTCTTGACCTGCATAGAGAAACACGGAATGTGAGTCTTGTCCTTGGGCACCATCTCATAACCAAAAGAATTAATGGGCATGCTGGAGAGGAGAATGGATTCATAGTGTTGCTGGCAATATCTGAGAATATATGGAGCTCATAATCAGGCTCCAACCTTCCCACTATTTTCCATGTCCAAATAGAAACTCAGGGAACCAAAATTCAAATACCCTTGTATTAACTCATCAGGTTCTGTGGCCCCTGATGCAGTTTTGGGGCAGAGAGAGCAACTGAATACTGAGAGAGTGAATTGGGAAGGTTATAGATCTGCTATTGCTCATTAACACagattttggggaagaaattctgCAGAATATGGGTGTGAATTGACTGTTCAGCTTGCCCTTTCACTTGGAATTAGTGGATATACTGTCCTGTGTTACCTAGAAGTAATGAAGCTAGTTTGAGTTACACCATCTGTGGCAGTGTAGAGGTTGGTTTGAGCAAGGACTTCAGTTCTCAGTGGGATAAACTGGCTAGTATGAGGCTGTTTGGGTTGTGCCAGCTGCTTCCAGTGCCTCTGCAAGCAAATGTAAAGCTAGCCTGTGTGTCtcctacagagagaaaaaaaagtccttGTTGCCTCCTGGATGTGTGTGTAACTGCCAGATTGTCTGCATGGACCTTATTTAACAGCTACAGGCCCTGTCAGGAGACTAAAAATGATACTTGAATGTTTCAGAAGATCATCTGTAGGTCAAGTAGgatcttctttcctcctttcctgtcCCCATTTCTCAACAGCAGCATTGGCCAAATGTATGTGATGCCTGGAGAAGTGTGAAGCAGCTTCTGGCGCTGCACCAGGCACAGTGTGCAGCTGAACTGGGGTTCCTGGCTTGCACAAAGCCTCACTGTTTTGGAATGCAACTTTGCCAAAagtcagaaggaaaaagggaagtgCTATGTAAAGGGGAAAGGGTATGCAGTAACACATCTAACTAGCTCAGAAACCACGTGGAGCAGACCAGCCCTGAGAaacaggggctgctgctgtatGGTTTTTTCACCATTCATCAAACCTTGTGTTTCATTCTGGAATTGTTCTTCTCGCCACAGTTGATGGGCAGAAGCTGTGGTTTGCCGAGTCTGATATGgataccccatccctgggaAATGATGGGTCTCACACAACAGGCGATCTCACTTTTGGAAGCATATGTATAGTCAAAGATGTATGGGGCTTCTCAGGTATAAAGCAGGGTTATAATTAATAGCAgtctgctctgctgcaagggGCTATTGGCTCGGCTGGGCACAGGCATGCTGGTTGGACAtctgtgcaggcagagctgaCCATGGGTTTTTAACCTTGCTTGTGTTGGAGAAGATCTGAGAGGGGCTTGGAGGGGCAGAACACTTTGTCTTGACCACTGCAGGTTTTTTTGGCTGAATCTTTAATGGGGAATCAGCTCCATTGGCAAATTCCAGTCTTCCCCTCCCTTGGATTCTGCTCTTATTCTGAGAAAGCTTTCACTGAATGctcaagtttttttttttttcttacagtttgGGTTAAGCAAAATGTCAAAAgcaaaactattatttttagAAGGATGTTAAACGGGCTCCCTTTTCTAAACATAGATCAGTCTTTCAGCTGTTCAAGTTCATCCCAGGTGAAAGATGTTAAGTGCACTTGGTCCTCTGTTTTATCACTGCTTGTAGGGATACCAGACATGATTTTGGGTGTTACTGATTGCTCAACCTCAAGCTAGACTAGTGCTGAGGTAACCTACACCACATGAGCCAGGTAAGTTACTTGCCATGAAATGATCTAAACTTACTGTTACTCTATAAAAGGACAAAGTACCTTGAGATGATGAAGTTGCTGTGCTTCTGCTTCCAGTAGACTTTTCATCTGGGTAaagaaaacatgggaaaagGAGAATTAACTCTTGAAGCTGCTACTGATTGTGCTATGGAAAGCTGTTTGGTTTCTATAGACTAAAAAAAGCTTTGTCTGCATGAGGCTTCCCCTCCATACAAGTGTCAAGATGTCCAGCTAGCAAGCTGTGCAGTTATTTTGGAGAGTGTACATGGGAGGTGAGCTTGGGAGAAGTCTGCTGGGGAGCCTGTAGCTCCTCCACAAACTATTACCTGGTGAAGCATGATCTGGCTCTTCTGATATGGGCTTGCTGAGTAGCTGCCATGTCTAGGTAACACTTCTGTCCAGCCCCATGCATCTGGGGAGCTGGAGTGTCCCCATGCATCTGGGGAGTCTTTGCTCAGATTAAAAATTGCTGCTACTGAATTAAGTAGCATATCATGGACTAGCCCAGTCTTTTTGATGCCTCCAGTTTTGCTTGGGTAAAGAGGGATACACAAGCGGGTCCTACCTGAGCAAAATTTAGAGCTTTCCATGCTTACCTTGCACAGTCGATGTCAGCAGTGGTGTCGTGAAGGAAGAGGACTTGGCTGTAGGAGTCGGACCCACAGAGGTGAGATTCAAGTCAGTTGGTGGTGGTGATTTTACTGAAGGCCCTGTAGAGGAAGCATAGTGTTACTTGAGAGGGTTCTGCTCACCTCAAGCTCTACTCAGAAACAGCTTGGAGTGGGGCATGGCTATTGCAAAGAGTCCTCAAGCTCCTTGGGAGCTATGGATAGTTGCTAGGAAAGCATGGGCAGATTTCCTTGTGTAGAGAAGGAAATAGCCTTTGTCCTGCTCAGAGTCAGGGATCTCTTGTGTTTTGGCATTAGCTTTTGATTTTTTAGTGTATGGAGATGCTGAGCTCACAGAGCTCAGGAGACATGCGGAGAAAGTCTCCATTTTgccactgtttttttcctgctttgaagATGAAGGTGTTTTTATCACTGGACACTGGCTGCTGGGTCCTGATGTATTTGCTTGCTTGTTATCTGAAATACTAactcctgtgttttgtttcatggAGAGTCTCTTAAGCACAGATAATTCAGCTCGGGAAGCTCTGCCATCTTCCTCAACCTGCTACTCAAAGCTCCGTAGCATGAACATGATCCAGAACAACATATGGGAGGGGTGGGGGTGATGGTGGTGTGTGTGGTACCTTGATCCCTCTAGGGTGAGCTGGCTGGGTCAGAAGCCCTTATATCACAAaatttccttcttccccaccACTGTTCTCATCTaacctgctgctgcacagccccaTCTATTGCTGGATAGCCCAGCCAGGCTGAAGGTCAGAACAgttacaagccaggatgccccTGAGCCACATTCTGAGGTCTCCAGGTGAGCATTACCTGAGGTATGGTTCTTTACTTCAGGGCTGTTTGTTGTTGATTGGGATTGACCTGTAACACAAGCAGAGAGATATGGAGGTGACTTCTATGCATGCTTCTTGTTAGCGGGTTCCCTATGGGGAGAGCTGAAGGATGGGCCAGAAAGGGGCTGTTGTAGACAGTGACAGCTGAAAGGGTGATGGGAAGGAGAGGTTTTGTCACTGGTGTGGGTACAGGGACATGTGGATAAGGGGACCTTGGCTCTGGGGATCCATGGAAGAGAGTGTGTTAACTGTTAAGAAACAGGCATGGTGGCTTCCATGGCCCCTGGAGATCTGGGGGTGGTGAATGATAAGTGGGGCAGGCAGAGGTGGGCAATGCAGGGTCCTTGGAGAATGTCCTTCAGTGGGTGGGAGTTCCTGTTTAGGGGTGCTCTATTTGCATCCCCACATGGGCATAAGCATCCCCATCCAAATAGACATATAAGCAGATCACATCCCAGGAGGTACCTGTAACATCTTGGACAGAGGACTCTGTGGAGGCTGTAGTACCTGCAATGAAAGAATAAGAGCATTAGCAGAGCTAATCTGTGACTGTCACTAATGCACTGGTGTTCTTGCTGGTtgtatggtttgggttttcctcGCCTTCTGTAGTattaactttaaaatacatgattTCCCCAAAAGCATTAGCAAAGAAGTAGTAGCAAATACTGAGTGCAAAATTGCGAGGTTCTGAATAAATTAGGACTGGAGTTTATTCAGCCAGGATAAATGCCCTCCTCCCCAGATGGAGCAGGACCCTTCAAGGAGATGTCATCTTCTGCTACAGGGGAAATGCAAGGCCATATTAAATCAGTGGGGTCGTTTGCCCCCAAtaagccagggatggggcatccataacctctctgggcagcctgtgccagtgccttaccacctgCATCATCCCATTTCTTACCAGGAGCCAGTGTGGGTGATGAGCTTTGTGGTAGGTCACTGTGCTGTAGGTGTCTGAAAGAGGTCATTTGACTGCCCTGGCAGTGGTGTGTATCTGGGATGAGATCTTCAGCATCCAGCATATGTGGGTTATCAGGGCTTGGCTCAGAGCTCACCCCTTGGGACTGTCTGGGTGTAGTGAGCTCCTGATTGAT is part of the Lathamus discolor isolate bLatDis1 chromosome 10, bLatDis1.hap1, whole genome shotgun sequence genome and encodes:
- the ECSCR gene encoding endothelial cell-specific chemotaxis regulator, which gives rise to MLAPSFHPLLWLFGCVLFRGTTASTESSVQDVTGQSQSTTNSPEVKNHTSGPSVKSPPPTDLNLTSVGPTPTAKSSSFTTPLLTSTVQDEKSTGSRSTATSSSQGQEPTRSKSTTASVTQGASSTLSQRGTSNPVTPTPMSSGYLPVPTPTDDKSPLTVAAFGVISFIVILIVVVIILVSVVSLRFKCNRSKDSEDKQKPGTSMVSESCSAGTSQKDNSITLISMKNINMNNSISYPPSEKVL